A stretch of Heptranchias perlo isolate sHepPer1 chromosome 1, sHepPer1.hap1, whole genome shotgun sequence DNA encodes these proteins:
- the tfpil gene encoding inter-alpha-trypsin inhibitor, with translation MRRIAIFLGICIAAFNLSVTAGNKNEACVESMQMGDETNPKLKSIQWFYDSNANHCQPFLYSGGGGNNNRFVNETHCLKTCSNNYFSIFPEGDVACKLEKKRGDCRAMILRWYYDENNGDCETFLYSGCHGNGNQFEDKKTCRNLCAPSGQGRRFSGEEEDETGQRDEGDTVAIVFGCLFGIAVIGCVAVFVIQRKKHKSWRSKSKGTTEVEMQ, from the exons ATGAGGAGGATAGCTATATTTTTGGGTATCTGCATTGCTGCCTTTAATTTGAGTGTTACAGCTGGAAATAAAA ATGAAGCCTGTGTGGAATCAATGCAGATGGGGGATGAGACAAATCCTAAATTAAAGAGCATTCAGTGGTTCTATGACTCAAATGCCAACCACTGCCAACCATTTCTCTACAGTGGGGGAGGAGGCAATAACAACAGATTTGTGAATGAGACACACTGTTTGAAAACCTGCTCTAATAATTATTTTTCAATATTTCCGGAGGGAG ATGTAGCATGTAAACTGGAGAAAAAACGAGGGGATTGCCGTGCCATGATACTGAGGTGGTACTATGATGAGAACAACGGTGACTGCGAAACATTCCTCTACAGTGGATGCCATGGTAATGGAAACCAATTTGAAGACAAGAAGACCTGTCGGAATCTATGCG CTCCAAGTGGGCAAGGACGACGCTtttcaggagaagaagaagatgaAACCGGACAAAGAGATGAAG GTGATACTGTTGCAATTGTGTTCGGATGTCTTTTTGGTATTGCTGTCATTGGCTGTGTGGCTGTATTTGTGATTCAGAG